GGGATCATCGTCGTGGCCGAATTTGTGTTGGAAGAATTGCGGCATATCGCTGATTCCCCGGATCTTTTGAAGAGGAACCGGGGAAGGCGAGGATTGGACATCCTCAATAAAATTCAGAAGGAAATGGATGTTCCGGTTGAAATCTATGAGGGGGATTTTGACGAAATTTCCGAGGTGGACAGCAAGCTGGTCAAACTGGCCAAGCTCATGAAGGGGAAAATCATCACCAATGATTTCAATTTAAATAAAGTTTGTGAACTCCAGGGTGTTTCTGTTCTCAACATCAATGAGCTGGCCAACGCCGTAAAGCCGGTGGTATTGCCGGGTGAAGAGATGACGGCCCAGATTATCAAAGATGGTAAAGAAGCCAGCCAGGGAATTGCTTATCTTGAAGATGGAACAATGGTCGTGGTCGAGGGCGGCAAAAGGTTTATCGGGGAGACCCTCGATGTTCTGGTTACCAGCGTGCTGCAGACGGCGGCCGGGCGGATGATTTTTGCCAAGCCCAAGGATGTTTCCGGAAAGATGGCCGGGGTGAAATAATCGTGTTTGGTGCCATAATCGTGGCGGCGGGCCAGGGCCGTCGCATGGGGGGAACCACCCCGAAACAGTTTATCGAGATAGAAGGGAAATCAGTTTTGACCCATACCGTGGAAAAATTTTTAGGTATGGGCAACTTTTTTGGGCGCATTGCCGTCATGGTTCCTTCCGAAAGCGTGGAACCTTGCCGAATGGAATTTTCCCGTTATGGTTGTGAACATTCGGAACATTTGTTGTTTGCTGCCGGGGGCAGTCAGCGGCAAGATTCTGTTTACAAAGGATTGCTCTCTTTGGGGCAGGATGTTGAAACGGTGGTCATCCATGACGGGGTACGCCCCTTTGCTAGCACCGGGTTGATAAAGAAGCTCGCTCTGCTGGCGCAGAAAGTCGGTGCCGCTATCCCTGCCATATCCTTGAAAGACACCTTGAAAGAGGTTGACGGGGAGGGAAGGGTGTTGAGGACACTGCCGCGGGAAGGGTTGTATCTGGTACAGACCCCGCAGTGTTTCAGACGGGAGATTATCTGGGATGCCCATCGGAAGGCAGCACGGGATGAATACCATGCAACCGATGATGCCATGCTGGTGGAAAACTGCGGATATACGGTGATGACTGTGCCCGGTGAACCTTGCAATATCAAATTGACCACCGTGGAAGACCTTTTCTGGGCGAGGATGTTTTTGAAGAGGGAGAGTAAGGATGTTCAGGATAGGAATAGGTTATGATATTCATCGATTGGTGGGTGGGCGTGACCTTGTTCTCGGGGGGGTGAAAGTACCTTTTTCCCTTGGGCTGGATGGGCACTCCGATGCAGACGTCCTCGTTCATGCCATTATCGATGCGATGTTGGGTGCGCTTTCATTGCCGGACATAGGCATTCTTTTTCCTGATGATGAAGAACGGTACAGGGGGATCTCCAGTGTCAGGCTTCTGGAAAAAGTGGCGGGTATTGCATCCGCAAAAGGATTTCGCCCGATCAACATCGACAGCGTGATCATGGCTGAAAAACCCAAATTGGCTTCCTACCTGCCGGAAATCAAGGCCGAACTGGCCCGGGCCTTGAAGATAGATAAGGATTCCATAGGGATCAAAGCCACCACCATGGAGGGCCTGGGGGCGATAGGTAATAGCGAAGCAATTGCTGTCCAGGCCGTGGTTCTGCTCTGCAAAGATAGACAGGGAACGAGTTGATTCGGAAGTTGAGCCCGCCAGTTGGTTTTCTTTTGTTGACTTTATACCATAGGTATTTATAATGTAATGTGATTGTATCTTTGCATTACACATACAACAGAAGCAATGAAAAAGAGAGTAAGCCGGCAACGTGAGACAGAGAGGGATTTTTATCAAGCTGAGAGAAGTCCTCGATTCGTCCCGGTTGAAGTGCACTTTGGAGCAGGTGCCCTGAAAGAAAAACGTTTTTGATTAGGGGCATCCGGGCAACGCCCGTTATAGCCAGCGAGCGGGGAAGATTTCTTTGCAGGAAATCATACCAAGCAGGGTGGGACCGCGGTGATTACCGTCTCTGTATTTTTGTCAGGGCGGTAATTTTGTTTACGATGGCCGGGTATCAGACCAGATCCCGGGGCAATTTATTATCAGATATAACAGGGAGGTAAAGATGTTTAGAAGACTTAAAGAGGACATGCAGGCTGTTTTTGAAAGAGATCCCGCTGCCAGAAGCAAGCTGGAAGTCTTGCTGTGTTATCCCGGCCTCCATGCTTTGATCCGCCACAGGATTGCTCACTGGTTTTATTGC
This is a stretch of genomic DNA from Bacillota bacterium. It encodes these proteins:
- the ispD gene encoding 2-C-methyl-D-erythritol 4-phosphate cytidylyltransferase, whose amino-acid sequence is MFGAIIVAAGQGRRMGGTTPKQFIEIEGKSVLTHTVEKFLGMGNFFGRIAVMVPSESVEPCRMEFSRYGCEHSEHLLFAAGGSQRQDSVYKGLLSLGQDVETVVIHDGVRPFASTGLIKKLALLAQKVGAAIPAISLKDTLKEVDGEGRVLRTLPREGLYLVQTPQCFRREIIWDAHRKAARDEYHATDDAMLVENCGYTVMTVPGEPCNIKLTTVEDLFWARMFLKRESKDVQDRNRL
- a CDS encoding 2-C-methyl-D-erythritol 2,4-cyclodiphosphate synthase is translated as MFRIGIGYDIHRLVGGRDLVLGGVKVPFSLGLDGHSDADVLVHAIIDAMLGALSLPDIGILFPDDEERYRGISSVRLLEKVAGIASAKGFRPINIDSVIMAEKPKLASYLPEIKAELARALKIDKDSIGIKATTMEGLGAIGNSEAIAVQAVVLLCKDRQGTS